A genomic region of Halobacteriovorax sp. JY17 contains the following coding sequences:
- a CDS encoding twitch domain-containing radical SAM protein encodes MSDEREKHLNYRWSILDKVSPTVCGAKWYNATIWLGMGGTTSCHHPPFHQIDLEEIKTNPSAIHNTKEKKEQRRQMLDGERPKGCEYCWTLEDLGDDVVSDRVYKSIIYDDMEILGLKELGSQKDIDLKTLEISFDRNCNFACSYCNSSFSSRWAQEMRQKGPFVNLIHGDTKAFNHNADKDFKWENEEQNPVLGAFWRWWPRLSKSLQELRVTGGEPLLSQQFWKLLQKIIDEKPNFSFATNSNLGVPETLINKLIEHSKKIEGFDLYTSCETIGEHAEYIRDGLKYDYFCRNVEKMILESGFRSVNIMMTINALSMFRMTEFLDQILKWKKLSNKTVTFTLNILRFPAFMSCLTLPEEMRENFSRSLKKWTTEHTKELLEHEIESLERLSHYLSKAEKPHHKSIDRRILEIDFKNFFLQYDQRRGKDITSIFPNEFSNWFNSINEKVPKKYFYVFSDSANENEE; translated from the coding sequence ATGAGTGATGAGCGTGAAAAACATTTAAATTACCGGTGGAGTATTCTCGACAAAGTATCTCCAACAGTGTGTGGAGCAAAATGGTACAATGCGACAATCTGGCTGGGAATGGGTGGAACCACTAGTTGCCATCATCCTCCTTTTCATCAGATTGATTTAGAAGAAATTAAAACGAATCCGTCGGCAATACATAATACCAAAGAAAAGAAAGAACAGCGTCGTCAGATGCTTGATGGGGAGAGGCCAAAGGGCTGTGAATATTGCTGGACGTTGGAAGATCTCGGAGATGATGTTGTCAGTGATCGTGTCTATAAGAGCATTATCTATGATGACATGGAGATATTGGGCCTTAAGGAACTGGGTTCTCAAAAAGATATAGATCTTAAAACATTAGAAATTTCCTTTGATCGAAATTGTAATTTTGCTTGTTCATATTGCAACTCTAGCTTTAGTTCAAGATGGGCGCAGGAAATGAGACAGAAGGGACCTTTTGTTAATCTTATTCATGGAGATACTAAGGCCTTTAATCATAATGCAGATAAAGATTTTAAGTGGGAAAATGAAGAGCAGAATCCTGTTCTTGGAGCATTCTGGAGATGGTGGCCAAGACTTTCAAAGTCTCTTCAGGAATTGAGGGTCACTGGTGGTGAGCCTCTTTTGAGTCAGCAATTTTGGAAATTGCTACAAAAGATAATTGATGAAAAGCCAAATTTTTCTTTTGCTACTAACTCGAATTTAGGTGTTCCTGAAACATTGATTAATAAATTAATTGAACATAGTAAGAAAATTGAAGGCTTCGACCTCTATACGAGCTGTGAAACAATTGGTGAACACGCTGAGTATATTAGAGATGGACTTAAGTATGATTACTTTTGTCGAAATGTTGAAAAAATGATTCTAGAATCTGGTTTTAGGTCTGTTAATATCATGATGACTATTAATGCTTTAAGTATGTTTAGAATGACTGAGTTCTTAGATCAAATCCTAAAGTGGAAGAAGCTTTCAAATAAGACAGTAACGTTTACATTAAATATTTTGAGATTCCCGGCCTTCATGTCTTGCCTGACTCTTCCTGAGGAAATGAGAGAAAATTTCTCTAGGTCTCTTAAAAAGTGGACAACAGAGCATACAAAAGAATTGTTAGAGCATGAAATAGAGTCACTTGAGAGACTTTCTCATTATCTATCTAAGGCCGAGAAACCTCATCATAAGTCGATTGATAGACGAATTCTTGAAATAGATTTTAAGAACTTTTTCCTACAATATGATCAAAGAAGAGGGAAAGATATCACTTCAATCTTTCCAAATGAATTCTCAAATTGGTTTAATTCTATTAACGAAAAAGTTCCTAAAAAATACTTCTATGTTTTCTCTGATTCAGCGAATGAGAATGAAGAGTAA
- a CDS encoding PqqD family protein → MSTFENIKIKFQEEIVSRKNENGSVILMKMDNSDVFFKVDGIAAEIYKELEKGKPLSEIFTSLTEKFPGKEDQITNDINSLLKKMRDYNLLCA, encoded by the coding sequence ATGAGCACATTTGAAAATATCAAGATTAAATTCCAAGAAGAAATTGTAAGCCGTAAAAATGAAAACGGTTCTGTTATTTTGATGAAAATGGATAACTCTGACGTATTCTTTAAAGTTGATGGGATAGCAGCAGAGATCTACAAAGAACTTGAAAAAGGAAAGCCTCTTTCTGAGATCTTTACATCTCTAACTGAAAAATTTCCAGGAAAAGAAGATCAAATAACAAATGACATTAACTCTCTATTAAAGAAAATGAGAGACTATAACCTTCTATGCGCATAA
- a CDS encoding glycosyltransferase family 4 protein, translating to MRIKKATLIRQRDVSSWTSCQTITQNLYDLYAGLAEIQIQNTLELSDSDPFSTFEKGYELSQLESDLLVFIDHFPCPATIIKSFSKYITSKKRPDIIIHIFGDFTLQAAEWLSAEEQLKEFNIKFICASDAQANLLNKLLNNPKNIESHFFPLRDGAHHFSQEMRESTRERLKIHENELVFIYTGRLSMQKNVIELISMMNELKRTFQLKFKLLVAGPFDDLGIPYIGQYSQEGAYCTRWMKQVPNVDFVHYLGSLDSNELHQYYCASDCFISLSTHNDEDFGMSPCEAGATGLPLILTNWGGYSSFKKYFSKTYLVETTFNSTNSSRPSPDKKSLFKTVINFIENFSPKERKQIEECSLNIMRKNLKNSIIELETSPFNGFTELMTKVGARFSATKNSPFSGVRGNYSDLYYDLYDSYIEVEKKDV from the coding sequence ATGCGCATAAAGAAGGCCACCTTAATTCGGCAAAGAGATGTTTCTAGCTGGACTAGTTGCCAAACCATTACTCAGAATCTTTACGATCTCTACGCGGGTCTAGCGGAGATTCAAATTCAAAATACTTTAGAATTAAGTGATAGTGATCCTTTTTCTACTTTTGAAAAGGGATATGAACTCTCTCAACTTGAGTCAGACTTATTAGTTTTTATTGATCACTTCCCTTGTCCCGCAACTATTATTAAATCATTTTCTAAATATATTACTTCCAAGAAAAGACCAGACATTATCATTCACATATTTGGAGACTTTACTCTTCAAGCTGCTGAATGGTTAAGTGCAGAAGAGCAGCTCAAAGAGTTTAATATCAAGTTTATTTGCGCTTCAGATGCTCAAGCGAATTTACTAAATAAGTTATTGAATAACCCTAAGAATATTGAGTCACACTTTTTTCCATTGAGAGATGGTGCCCATCATTTCTCACAAGAAATGAGAGAATCCACGAGAGAAAGACTTAAGATCCACGAGAATGAGCTCGTCTTTATTTACACCGGCCGCCTTAGTATGCAGAAGAATGTCATTGAACTTATATCAATGATGAATGAGCTCAAGAGAACTTTTCAATTAAAGTTTAAGCTTTTAGTCGCTGGTCCATTTGATGACCTTGGTATTCCCTATATCGGACAATATTCTCAAGAAGGCGCTTATTGTACTCGCTGGATGAAACAAGTTCCAAACGTTGATTTTGTTCATTATCTAGGAAGTCTAGACTCTAATGAACTTCACCAATACTACTGCGCCTCAGATTGCTTTATTAGTTTAAGCACTCACAATGACGAAGACTTTGGAATGTCTCCCTGCGAGGCCGGAGCAACTGGACTTCCACTTATCCTCACTAACTGGGGTGGATACTCTAGTTTTAAGAAATACTTTTCAAAAACTTATCTTGTTGAAACGACATTTAACAGTACAAACTCTTCCCGTCCTTCGCCTGACAAGAAAAGCTTATTTAAGACAGTAATAAACTTTATAGAAAATTTTAGTCCTAAAGAAAGAAAACAAATAGAAGAATGCTCTTTGAACATCATGAGGAAAAACTTAAAGAACTCAATAATAGAACTTGAAACTTCTCCATTCAATGGGTTTACTGAGCTCATGACAAAAGTAGGTGCAAGGTTTAGCGCAACGAAAAATTCACCATTCTCAGGAGTCAGAGGCAATTACTCAGACCTCTATTATGATCTATATGACAGCTATATTGAAGTAGAGAAGAAAGATGTTTAA
- a CDS encoding ATP-binding cassette domain-containing protein yields the protein MKFYHNNKDFRQIFVEALSSPIKFLTQKKQVNHVLDSINLEIFEGDRVGILGVNGSGKSTLCRQIAGMGKKNNFVKTSDVKAILNTNVGAFPELTGRENIEILVHLLYTNLSKEEKRKIVDDAVSFSEIEEFIDTPFKNYSKGMKARTFLSAISSTPSDLLILDEVFDGADTFFSTKVAQRVKKMIALSGAVIFISHDLENIREICNRVLVLHMGQVIFDGDVVEGIKSYLLNCRPELSEI from the coding sequence ATGAAGTTTTATCACAATAATAAAGATTTTAGACAGATCTTTGTTGAAGCTCTTAGCTCACCGATCAAATTCTTGACTCAGAAAAAACAAGTTAATCATGTATTAGACTCAATTAATCTTGAAATATTTGAAGGGGATCGTGTCGGAATTCTTGGAGTAAATGGAAGTGGTAAGTCTACTCTGTGTCGACAAATTGCAGGAATGGGGAAGAAGAATAATTTTGTAAAAACTTCAGATGTTAAAGCTATTTTAAATACAAATGTTGGAGCCTTTCCTGAACTTACGGGAAGAGAAAATATAGAGATTCTGGTACACCTACTTTATACCAACTTGTCAAAAGAGGAGAAGAGGAAAATTGTAGACGACGCAGTCTCCTTTAGTGAGATCGAAGAGTTTATTGACACTCCTTTTAAAAATTATTCAAAAGGAATGAAGGCCAGAACATTCTTATCAGCGATTTCTTCAACGCCTTCAGACCTACTCATTTTAGATGAGGTCTTCGATGGGGCAGATACTTTCTTTAGTACGAAAGTTGCTCAGAGGGTGAAGAAAATGATCGCTCTTTCCGGCGCCGTAATTTTTATTAGTCATGATTTAGAAAATATTCGAGAAATTTGCAATAGGGTTCTCGTGTTACATATGGGGCAAGTCATTTTCGATGGAGATGTTGTCGAAGGAATAAAGAGTTATCTCCTTAATTGTCGTCCTGAATTAAGTGAGATTTAA